The following nucleotide sequence is from bacterium.
ATAGCCCATTCGCTTCGCAGCGAACGCTGCCATACGGCCAAGCTGCCCACTGCCGACAATTCCTACCGTTGCACCAGGAAGTATCATTTGACGTCCTGAAGAGTGATTGCCCTGACACGAGCATCTTCTTTCGCATGAAATTCCGCGAGCTGCTTCCGAAGATTTGCATCATGATTACTGAGAATCCGAACCGCCAGCAATCCAGCATTACGCGCTCCTGATTCTCCGATTGAGAGCGTACCAACCGGCACCCCACCTGGCATCTGCACGATTGAAAGAAGAGAATCGAGACCGCTCAACGCTCGGGATTGCACTGGAACACCAAGCACTGGAAGATTCGTTTGCGCCGCTGTCATCCCAGGAAGATGCGCTGCTCCGCCGGCTCCTGCAATCAAAATCTGAAGACCTCTCTCTTCAGCACTTACCGCATACTCGCGTAACAGATCTGGAGTACGGTGAGCAGAGACTACCCTCGCTTCATAAGGGATAGAGAATGTATCAAGCACCTCACTGGCTTTCGCCATGGTTGGCCAATCAGAGTCGCTCCCCATAATAATGCCTACCAACGGCTCAGACATTTCTCCCTCCATTATTCACGTTATTTCAATAGACCTCGGAAAAACCTATTCCAAGCCCCTGCTTAGTGTACAAAAAATGGAGGAAAAAGAATATCTCTCATTAGCCTTGAAGGATTCTGCGCAAAGTCGTCCTGTCAATGCCAAGCAGTCTGGCTGCCTGCATCTGGTTGCCATCGCTCTCTTTCAACGCTCCCTCCACTCGTTCACGCTTAAAAAGAGCCACTTGCTCTTGTAATGAACGTCTCTCTTGCTCCTTGGATGAAGAGCCTAAAACACCGGCAGAATGCGGCCTAGATTCCGCTTTTTGAAGCAGCGTAAAATCTTGCGGCAGGATTTCACTGCGACCAGCAAAAGCGGCTCTGGCTGCCGCACTCTGAATAGCAGCCTCAAGTTCTCTGATATTTCCTGGCCAAGAATACATCTGAAGCTCATCAATCGCTTCTTCAAGGACATGATGAAATCCCACTTCCTCGTTCTCCTGCAACTTCTGAAGATAGGCTTTTACCAGCATCGGGATATCCTCCCTTCGGTCACGAAGTGGCGGGATTTGAATACGCTCGTAAGCGATTCGATGGAAAAAATCTTTCCGCAATACCCCATCACGAACAAGCATATCAACATCACCATTCGTCGCAGAAATAAATCGAATATCAACCGAAGCTTCCTTGTCTGCTCCAAGCTTTCGATATCGCTTATCTTGTAATACCCCCAGTAATGCCGTTTG
It contains:
- the purE gene encoding 5-(carboxyamino)imidazole ribonucleotide mutase yields the protein MSEPLVGIIMGSDSDWPTMAKASEVLDTFSIPYEARVVSAHRTPDLLREYAVSAEERGLQILIAGAGGAAHLPGMTAAQTNLPVLGVPVQSRALSGLDSLLSIVQMPGGVPVGTLSIGESGARNAGLLAVRILSNHDANLRKQLAEFHAKEDARVRAITLQDVK